The following coding sequences lie in one Vanessa atalanta chromosome 1, ilVanAtal1.2, whole genome shotgun sequence genomic window:
- the LOC125064817 gene encoding long-chain-fatty-acid--CoA ligase ACSBG2-like isoform X2, whose amino-acid sequence MDADSEQKNDTIPAAPTEICVENGEDIVKVSNMQVPNGIDHQKYLNGPDQIIPCDSYISCRPGEYVKIRMGSRGPAAEPPVSVPGLLNRIVARYPNDTALATKKDGKWHKITYKQYQDRVRTIAKGFLKLGLERFHSVCILGFNSEQWFIADLAAIHAGGYAAGIYTTNSAEACFHCLETSRANICAVQDKKQLDKILSIQSRLKHLKAIVQWEGPVDTSIPGVYSWEQVMEMGSKEPDTQLNNILKSISVNECCTLVYTSGTVGQPKAVMLSHDNLTWDAYTISERCRDLRPTYDCLVSFLPLSHVAAQVVDIYTTLTNAVTVYFAQPDALKGSLVETLKEVRPTRFLAVPRVWEKMHEKIMAVGASSGSMKRYIATWAKDKGTQYHLARINGQDGTTCGYKMAKSLVFSKVRDNLGLDRCTTFVTAAAPLSPDIKKFFMSLDIPIMDAFGMSEAAGAHTLSIYPKFKLDSSGEILDGTETKFDGSTSINGPGEIFMRGRHVFMGYLNDEEKTRATVDDEGWLHSGDVGRLDSNNLLYITGRIKELLITAGGENIAPVLIEQTVQSELLHVGYAVLIGDKRKFLSILLTLKAKVNGNGDALDELDTETRKWVANLGSKATTISEIVRTKDPLVHKAIEDGIARANKHAISNAQKIQKFAILPADFSLNSGELGPTLKIKRNVVYEKYKDIIEGFYKE is encoded by the exons GCCGCACCAACTGAGATCTGTGTTGAAAACGGCGAAGATATTGTTAAAGTGAGCAATATGCAGGTCCCGAACGGAATCgatcatcaaaaatatttaaatg gaCCAGACCAGATTATACCATGTGATAGTTACATAAGCTGCAGACCCGGAGAATATGTTAAAATTCGCATGGGATCACGTGGACCTGCAGCAGAACCTCCAGTCTCAGTTCCTGGTCTCTTAAACAGAATTGTCGCTCGGTACCCTAACGACACTGCCTTAGCTACTAAAAAAGACGGAAAATGGCATAAAATCACTTATAA GCAATATCAAGACCGCGTCCGTACGATTGCAAAGGGTTTCTTGAAATTAGGTCTAGAACGATTTCACTCAGTGTGCATTTTAGGCTTTAACTCGGAGCAGTGGTTTATCGCTGATCTTGCTGCCATACACGCAGG AGGATATGCTGCTGGTATTTATACGACAAATTCCGCGGAGGCCTGTTTCCATTGCTTGGAAACATCACGGGCGAACATTTGCGCGGTACAGGATAAGAAGCAGTTggacaaaatattatcaatacaaaGTCGCTTAAAACATCTTAAAGCGATCGTGCAATGGGAAGGACCCGTAGACACATCTATTCCTGGAGTGTACAGC tggGAACAAGTAATGGAAATGGGTTCTAAAGAGCCGGACACGCAACTCAACAATATACTGAAATCTATTTCTGTAAACGAATGCTGCACACTCGTTTACACT TCTGGAACAGTGGGTCAACCAAAGGCCGTGATGCTCTCTCACGACAATCTCACGTGGGACGCGTACACAATATCAGAAAGATGTCGCGACTTGAGGCCGACTTACGACTGTCTTGTTTCCTTCTTACCTCTCAGTCACGTCGCTGCTCag GTGGTGGACATCTATACGACACTGACAAATGCAGTGACTGTGTATTTCGCACAACCAGATGCCTTGAAGGGAAGTCTCGTTGAGACATTGAAAGAAGTTCGGCCGACGAG ATTCTTAGCGGTACCGCGAGTATGGGAAAAAATGCACGAGAAGATCATGGCAGTGGGAGCATCCAGCGGCTCCATGAAGCGTTACATTGCCACCTGGGCGAAAGACAAAGGAACTCAGTACCATTTAGCGAGGATCAACGG GCAAGATGGCACCACGTGCGGGTACAAAATGGCCAAGTCACTGGTGTTCAGCAAAGTGCGCGATAACCTCGGACTGGACCGCTGCACCACCTTCGTGACGGCTGCTGCGCCCCTTTCTCCCGACATCAAAAAGTTTTTCATGTCTCTGGATATACCAATCATGGACGCCTTCGGCATGAGTGAAGCTGCTGGAGCCCATACCCTCAGCATATACCCCAA attTAAATTGGACTCCTCGGGCGAAATCCTCGATGGTACCGAAACTAAATTCGACGGTTCGACGAGCATCAACGGTCCCGGCGAAATCTTCATGCGAGGCCGGCACGTGTTCATGGGCTATCTCAACGACGAAGAGAAGACCAGAGCCACTGTCGACGACGAGGGCTGGCTGCACTCGGGAGATGTCGGCAGATTAGACAGCAATAACTTGCTATATATCACCGGTAGAATAAAG gaaTTATTGATAACAGCAGGAGGTGAGAACATTGCACCGGTTTTGATTGAGCAAACCGTTCAATCTGAACTCTTACACGTCGGATACGCTGTGCTTATTGGAGACAAACGAAAATTCCTTTCCATTTTACTGACACTAAAG GCGAAAGTCAACGGTAACGGTGACGCACTCGATGAATTGGACACCGAAACCAGAAAATGGGTGGCGAATCTCGGCAGCAAGGCTACTACAATTAGCGAGATTGTCCGTACCAAAGATCCACTT gtACATAAGGCTATAGAAGACGGTATTGCACGTGCAAACAAGCATGCTATTTCGAATGCGCAAAAGATCCAGAAGTTTGCTATTCTCCCCGCCGACTTCTCTTTGAATTCCGGAGAGTTAG GACCAACGTTAAAGATCAAAAGGAATGTTGTATACGAGAAGTACAAGGACATCATAGAAGGATTCTACAAGGaataa
- the LOC125064817 gene encoding long-chain-fatty-acid--CoA ligase ACSBG2-like isoform X3, with protein sequence MQVPNGIDHQKYLNGPDQIIPCDSYISCRPGEYVKIRMGSRGPAAEPPVSVPGLLNRIVARYPNDTALATKKDGKWHKITYKQYQDRVRTIAKGFLKLGLERFHSVCILGFNSEQWFIADLAAIHAGGYAAGIYTTNSAEACFHCLETSRANICAVQDKKQLDKILSIQSRLKHLKAIVQWEGPVDTSIPGVYSWEQVMEMGSKEPDTQLNNILKSISVNECCTLVYTSGTVGQPKAVMLSHDNLTWDAYTISERCRDLRPTYDCLVSFLPLSHVAAQVVDIYTTLTNAVTVYFAQPDALKGSLVETLKEVRPTRFLAVPRVWEKMHEKIMAVGASSGSMKRYIATWAKDKGTQYHLARINGALSAGMSGLPIDFSLAEIIKYWQDGTTCGYKMAKSLVFSKVRDNLGLDRCTTFVTAAAPLSPDIKKFFMSLDIPIMDAFGMSEAAGAHTLSIYPKFKLDSSGEILDGTETKFDGSTSINGPGEIFMRGRHVFMGYLNDEEKTRATVDDEGWLHSGDVGRLDSNNLLYITGRIKELLITAGGENIAPVLIEQTVQSELLHVGYAVLIGDKRKFLSILLTLKAKVNGNGDALDELDTETRKWVANLGSKATTISEIVRTKDPLVHKAIEDGIARANKHAISNAQKIQKFAILPADFSLNSGELGPTLKIKRNVVYEKYKDIIEGFYKE encoded by the exons ATGCAGGTCCCGAACGGAATCgatcatcaaaaatatttaaatg gaCCAGACCAGATTATACCATGTGATAGTTACATAAGCTGCAGACCCGGAGAATATGTTAAAATTCGCATGGGATCACGTGGACCTGCAGCAGAACCTCCAGTCTCAGTTCCTGGTCTCTTAAACAGAATTGTCGCTCGGTACCCTAACGACACTGCCTTAGCTACTAAAAAAGACGGAAAATGGCATAAAATCACTTATAA GCAATATCAAGACCGCGTCCGTACGATTGCAAAGGGTTTCTTGAAATTAGGTCTAGAACGATTTCACTCAGTGTGCATTTTAGGCTTTAACTCGGAGCAGTGGTTTATCGCTGATCTTGCTGCCATACACGCAGG AGGATATGCTGCTGGTATTTATACGACAAATTCCGCGGAGGCCTGTTTCCATTGCTTGGAAACATCACGGGCGAACATTTGCGCGGTACAGGATAAGAAGCAGTTggacaaaatattatcaatacaaaGTCGCTTAAAACATCTTAAAGCGATCGTGCAATGGGAAGGACCCGTAGACACATCTATTCCTGGAGTGTACAGC tggGAACAAGTAATGGAAATGGGTTCTAAAGAGCCGGACACGCAACTCAACAATATACTGAAATCTATTTCTGTAAACGAATGCTGCACACTCGTTTACACT TCTGGAACAGTGGGTCAACCAAAGGCCGTGATGCTCTCTCACGACAATCTCACGTGGGACGCGTACACAATATCAGAAAGATGTCGCGACTTGAGGCCGACTTACGACTGTCTTGTTTCCTTCTTACCTCTCAGTCACGTCGCTGCTCag GTGGTGGACATCTATACGACACTGACAAATGCAGTGACTGTGTATTTCGCACAACCAGATGCCTTGAAGGGAAGTCTCGTTGAGACATTGAAAGAAGTTCGGCCGACGAG ATTCTTAGCGGTACCGCGAGTATGGGAAAAAATGCACGAGAAGATCATGGCAGTGGGAGCATCCAGCGGCTCCATGAAGCGTTACATTGCCACCTGGGCGAAAGACAAAGGAACTCAGTACCATTTAGCGAGGATCAACGG CGCCCTATCAGCTGGGATGTCAGGTCTGCCGATAGACTTCAGTCTCGCcgaaattattaagtattg GCAAGATGGCACCACGTGCGGGTACAAAATGGCCAAGTCACTGGTGTTCAGCAAAGTGCGCGATAACCTCGGACTGGACCGCTGCACCACCTTCGTGACGGCTGCTGCGCCCCTTTCTCCCGACATCAAAAAGTTTTTCATGTCTCTGGATATACCAATCATGGACGCCTTCGGCATGAGTGAAGCTGCTGGAGCCCATACCCTCAGCATATACCCCAA attTAAATTGGACTCCTCGGGCGAAATCCTCGATGGTACCGAAACTAAATTCGACGGTTCGACGAGCATCAACGGTCCCGGCGAAATCTTCATGCGAGGCCGGCACGTGTTCATGGGCTATCTCAACGACGAAGAGAAGACCAGAGCCACTGTCGACGACGAGGGCTGGCTGCACTCGGGAGATGTCGGCAGATTAGACAGCAATAACTTGCTATATATCACCGGTAGAATAAAG gaaTTATTGATAACAGCAGGAGGTGAGAACATTGCACCGGTTTTGATTGAGCAAACCGTTCAATCTGAACTCTTACACGTCGGATACGCTGTGCTTATTGGAGACAAACGAAAATTCCTTTCCATTTTACTGACACTAAAG GCGAAAGTCAACGGTAACGGTGACGCACTCGATGAATTGGACACCGAAACCAGAAAATGGGTGGCGAATCTCGGCAGCAAGGCTACTACAATTAGCGAGATTGTCCGTACCAAAGATCCACTT gtACATAAGGCTATAGAAGACGGTATTGCACGTGCAAACAAGCATGCTATTTCGAATGCGCAAAAGATCCAGAAGTTTGCTATTCTCCCCGCCGACTTCTCTTTGAATTCCGGAGAGTTAG GACCAACGTTAAAGATCAAAAGGAATGTTGTATACGAGAAGTACAAGGACATCATAGAAGGATTCTACAAGGaataa
- the LOC125064817 gene encoding very long-chain-fatty-acid--CoA ligase bubblegum-like isoform X1, with protein sequence MDADSEQKNDTIPAAPTEICVENGEDIVKVSNMQVPNGIDHQKYLNGPDQIIPCDSYISCRPGEYVKIRMGSRGPAAEPPVSVPGLLNRIVARYPNDTALATKKDGKWHKITYKQYQDRVRTIAKGFLKLGLERFHSVCILGFNSEQWFIADLAAIHAGGYAAGIYTTNSAEACFHCLETSRANICAVQDKKQLDKILSIQSRLKHLKAIVQWEGPVDTSIPGVYSWEQVMEMGSKEPDTQLNNILKSISVNECCTLVYTSGTVGQPKAVMLSHDNLTWDAYTISERCRDLRPTYDCLVSFLPLSHVAAQVVDIYTTLTNAVTVYFAQPDALKGSLVETLKEVRPTRFLAVPRVWEKMHEKIMAVGASSGSMKRYIATWAKDKGTQYHLARINGALSAGMSGLPIDFSLAEIIKYWQDGTTCGYKMAKSLVFSKVRDNLGLDRCTTFVTAAAPLSPDIKKFFMSLDIPIMDAFGMSEAAGAHTLSIYPKFKLDSSGEILDGTETKFDGSTSINGPGEIFMRGRHVFMGYLNDEEKTRATVDDEGWLHSGDVGRLDSNNLLYITGRIKELLITAGGENIAPVLIEQTVQSELLHVGYAVLIGDKRKFLSILLTLKAKVNGNGDALDELDTETRKWVANLGSKATTISEIVRTKDPLVHKAIEDGIARANKHAISNAQKIQKFAILPADFSLNSGELGPTLKIKRNVVYEKYKDIIEGFYKE encoded by the exons GCCGCACCAACTGAGATCTGTGTTGAAAACGGCGAAGATATTGTTAAAGTGAGCAATATGCAGGTCCCGAACGGAATCgatcatcaaaaatatttaaatg gaCCAGACCAGATTATACCATGTGATAGTTACATAAGCTGCAGACCCGGAGAATATGTTAAAATTCGCATGGGATCACGTGGACCTGCAGCAGAACCTCCAGTCTCAGTTCCTGGTCTCTTAAACAGAATTGTCGCTCGGTACCCTAACGACACTGCCTTAGCTACTAAAAAAGACGGAAAATGGCATAAAATCACTTATAA GCAATATCAAGACCGCGTCCGTACGATTGCAAAGGGTTTCTTGAAATTAGGTCTAGAACGATTTCACTCAGTGTGCATTTTAGGCTTTAACTCGGAGCAGTGGTTTATCGCTGATCTTGCTGCCATACACGCAGG AGGATATGCTGCTGGTATTTATACGACAAATTCCGCGGAGGCCTGTTTCCATTGCTTGGAAACATCACGGGCGAACATTTGCGCGGTACAGGATAAGAAGCAGTTggacaaaatattatcaatacaaaGTCGCTTAAAACATCTTAAAGCGATCGTGCAATGGGAAGGACCCGTAGACACATCTATTCCTGGAGTGTACAGC tggGAACAAGTAATGGAAATGGGTTCTAAAGAGCCGGACACGCAACTCAACAATATACTGAAATCTATTTCTGTAAACGAATGCTGCACACTCGTTTACACT TCTGGAACAGTGGGTCAACCAAAGGCCGTGATGCTCTCTCACGACAATCTCACGTGGGACGCGTACACAATATCAGAAAGATGTCGCGACTTGAGGCCGACTTACGACTGTCTTGTTTCCTTCTTACCTCTCAGTCACGTCGCTGCTCag GTGGTGGACATCTATACGACACTGACAAATGCAGTGACTGTGTATTTCGCACAACCAGATGCCTTGAAGGGAAGTCTCGTTGAGACATTGAAAGAAGTTCGGCCGACGAG ATTCTTAGCGGTACCGCGAGTATGGGAAAAAATGCACGAGAAGATCATGGCAGTGGGAGCATCCAGCGGCTCCATGAAGCGTTACATTGCCACCTGGGCGAAAGACAAAGGAACTCAGTACCATTTAGCGAGGATCAACGG CGCCCTATCAGCTGGGATGTCAGGTCTGCCGATAGACTTCAGTCTCGCcgaaattattaagtattg GCAAGATGGCACCACGTGCGGGTACAAAATGGCCAAGTCACTGGTGTTCAGCAAAGTGCGCGATAACCTCGGACTGGACCGCTGCACCACCTTCGTGACGGCTGCTGCGCCCCTTTCTCCCGACATCAAAAAGTTTTTCATGTCTCTGGATATACCAATCATGGACGCCTTCGGCATGAGTGAAGCTGCTGGAGCCCATACCCTCAGCATATACCCCAA attTAAATTGGACTCCTCGGGCGAAATCCTCGATGGTACCGAAACTAAATTCGACGGTTCGACGAGCATCAACGGTCCCGGCGAAATCTTCATGCGAGGCCGGCACGTGTTCATGGGCTATCTCAACGACGAAGAGAAGACCAGAGCCACTGTCGACGACGAGGGCTGGCTGCACTCGGGAGATGTCGGCAGATTAGACAGCAATAACTTGCTATATATCACCGGTAGAATAAAG gaaTTATTGATAACAGCAGGAGGTGAGAACATTGCACCGGTTTTGATTGAGCAAACCGTTCAATCTGAACTCTTACACGTCGGATACGCTGTGCTTATTGGAGACAAACGAAAATTCCTTTCCATTTTACTGACACTAAAG GCGAAAGTCAACGGTAACGGTGACGCACTCGATGAATTGGACACCGAAACCAGAAAATGGGTGGCGAATCTCGGCAGCAAGGCTACTACAATTAGCGAGATTGTCCGTACCAAAGATCCACTT gtACATAAGGCTATAGAAGACGGTATTGCACGTGCAAACAAGCATGCTATTTCGAATGCGCAAAAGATCCAGAAGTTTGCTATTCTCCCCGCCGACTTCTCTTTGAATTCCGGAGAGTTAG GACCAACGTTAAAGATCAAAAGGAATGTTGTATACGAGAAGTACAAGGACATCATAGAAGGATTCTACAAGGaataa